One window from the genome of Nicotiana tomentosiformis chromosome 5, ASM39032v3, whole genome shotgun sequence encodes:
- the LOC138892342 gene encoding uncharacterized protein, with protein MSPSKQWMQLVDNRLDEPYLIGVQKFLDYAFRRTGELYEIRCPCVKCCNTTLGTRETVEIHLKVYGIIRNYTFWYYHGEVLGEPQSECEVEDDNEVEDYEDEDEIHEMLRDLYPNHDGGTADVNYNNLLVEEQNVEAKKFYNLSKDFEKPLYQNSKISKLSTLIKLLHIKSMGRWSNELFTMLLKMLKDELLPDGANVSNSYYKAKKVIRDLGLSYKKIDACINDCMLYWKENNLLNSCRVCGASRWKTDKHSGEAKNKNGKKIASKTLLYFPLKPRLQRLFMSTKTSSLMTWHHNERVDDGTMRHPADSMAWKSFDEFHSSFAAEPHNV; from the coding sequence ATGTCACCAAGTAAGCAATGGATGCAACTTGTTGATAATCGACTTGATGAACCCTATTTAATTGGGGTGCAAAAATTTTTGGATTATGCCTTTAGAAGAACAGGAGAATTGTATGAAATACGTTGTCCGTGTGTCAAATGTTGTAACACAACATTGGGAACACGTGAGACAGTCGAGATACATTTAAAAGTCTATGGAATAATTCGAAATTATACCTTTTGGTATTATCATGGTGAAGTTTTGGGTGAGCCACAGTCGGAATGCGAAGTTGAAGATGATAATGAAGTAGAAGATTATGAGGATGAGGATGAAATACATGAAATGCTGAGGGATTTGTATCCTAATCATGATGGAGGTACTGCAGACGTTAATTATAATAATTTACTTGTAGAGGAACAGAATGTTGAAGCCAAAAAGTTTTACAACCTATCGAAAGATTTCGAAAAGCCACTATACCAAAATTCGAAAATTTCAAAACTTTCCACTTTGATTAAACTGCTTCACATAAAAAGTATGGGTCGTTGGAGCAATGAGTTATTTACAATGTTATTAAAAATGTTGAAGGATGAGTTGTTGCCTGATGGAGCGAATGTGTCAAATTCATATTATAAGGCAAAGAAGGTGATTCGGGACCTTGGGTTGTCCTACAAAAAAATTGATGCTTGTATAAATGATTGCATGTTATATTGGAAGGAAAATAACTTACTTAATTCCTGTAGAGTCTGTGGTGCATCCAGATGGAAAACAGATAAACATAGCGGGGAAGCAAAGAATAAGAATGGTAAAAAAATAGCATCAAAGACGTTACTCTATTTTCCATTGAAGCCTAGGCTTCAAAGGTTGTTTATGTCTACAAAGACATCTTCTCTAATGACATGGCATCATAATGAAAGAGTTGATGATGGAACAATGAGGCACCCAGCTGATTCAATGGCATGGAAatcatttgatgaatttcattcttcatttGCGGCCGAGCCTCATAATGTTTGA